From the Micromonospora echinofusca genome, the window CCCACGTCCAACGGCGGCGACGCCATCGGCATGGAGAGCGGCGTCCGCAACGTCTGGGTCGACCACGCCACCCTGGAGGCCTCCGGCGGCGAGTCGGAGGGCTACGACGGCCTGTTCGACATGAAGGACGACACCCAGTACGTGACCCTGTCCTACAGCATCCTGCGCAACTCCGGCCGGGGCGGCCTCATCGGCTCCAGCGAGAGCGACCGCTCGAACGGCTTCGTCACGTTCCACCACAACCTGTACGAGAACATCGACTCCCGCACGCCCCTGCTGCGCGGCGGCATCGCGCACATCTACAACAACCACTACGTGAGCCTGCGCGAGTCCGGCATCAACTCCCGCGCCGGCGCCAGGGCCAAGGTGGAGAACAACTACTTCCGCAACTCCAAGGACGTCCTGGGCACCTTCTACACCAGCGAGGCCGGCTACTGGCAGGTCGCCGGCAACATCTTCGACAACGTGACCTGGTCCAGCCCCGGCAGCGACAACAACCCGGCCGGCCCCAACCCGCAGTCCAACACCACCGTCAGCATCCCGTACGCCTACAGCCTCGACGCGGCCAGCTGCGTGCCGGACGTCGTCCGCCAGACGGCGGGCGCCAACACGGGCCTGCGGGAGTCGAACGGCAGCTGCTCGCCGCAGACGCCGGCGCCGACCACCCCCGCGCCGGGGCCGACCAGCCCGACGCCGGCGCCGACCAGCCCCACGCCGACGCCGACCCAGCCCGCCGGGCCGAACCTCAGCATCGGGGCCGGCTCCGACGGTTCCAGCAAGGCCAGCGGCACGAGCTACGGCAACGTGCGCGACGGCAGCCTGAGCACCTACTGGTCGCCGGTCGGCGCGACCGGGGACATCTCCATCAAGTGGGGTTCCGCCACCACGGTGTCCAGGGTGGTCATCCGTGAGCCCGCTGGCACCCAGGGCAGCATCGGGTCCTGGCAGCTCGTCAACCACGGCAGCGGCGCCGTCCTGGCCTCCGGCAGCGGGGCGGGCGCGATCACCTTCCCCGCCACGTCACTGACCAAGATCACCTTCAGGATCACCAGTTCGGGCGGCAGCCCGAAGGTCGCCGAGTTCGAGACCTACGCCCGGTAGCGGCGCGGCCCGCCGTCCGGCCGGGCACCGGGCTGTCCCGGTACCGGCCGGACGGCGGCGGCCTTCGCATCGACGCCCTACCGTCGCGGATCGCCCTTCATCGGCCGGAAGGTCGTCGAGGAGGCGGCTGGAAGCGGCAGTCACCACGACGGGCGGCGCGCGGCCGGGTCAGCCCGCCTCGGCGAGCAGACCGTCGACGAGGTCGCGGGGCAGCCCGTGGGTGTCGTGCAGGTCGCGGTAGTCCGCGTCCGTCAGCGGGCCCCGGGACCTGCGCCGCAAGACCACCGGCCGGCCGCGACGCAGCAGTTCCCGGAACCGCCGTTCCTCGCCGGTGAACACCTCGCGCACCTCGTCGACGGTCACGGACTGGCGGAAGCTGTCGAGGGTGTGTCGCACCGGCGCGGTCGGCAGGTCCGACAGGGTCCTGGACGCCTCGTCGCGCCACAGCGTGGTGAGCGTCCGGCGCAACAGCCGACGCAGCACGTAGCCGCGGCCGGTGTTCGAGGGGCGTACGCCGTCGCCGACCACCACCACGCCCGCGCGCAGGTGGTCGCCGACCACACGCAGCGACGCGTCCCGCAGGCCCCACACGTCGCAGACGCCGCCCACCCACGGCACGAGACTCTCGCCCTCGTGGACCGAGCGGTGCCCGCGCAGCACCATCTCCAGCCGTTCGAGGCCCATCCCGGTGTCCACGTTGGGCTGACGCAGCGGCGTGAGTCGGCCGTCGCCGTGGCGGTGGTAGCGCATCCCCACGTGGTTCCAGACCTCCATCCACCGCTCGTCGGTGCCCGGGGTGCCGTGGGGCGGGCCGTCGCCGGTCCAGACGAAGATCTCGGTGTCGGGTCCGCAGGGCCCGGTCGGGCCGTTGGACCACCAGTTCTCCTCCCCGGTCAGCTCCACCGGCAGGCCCAGCTCGCCCCAGGTGCGCAGCGACGGCTCGTCCGGGCCGACCCGGTCGTCGCCGCCGAAGACGGTCACGTGCATCCGCTCGTGCGGCACGCCGAAGCCGTCACGCAGCAGCTCGTAGCCCCACCGCAGACTGCGGGGCAGGTCGTAGTCGCCGAGCGACCAGGAGCCGAGCATCCGGAACAGGGTCAGGTGGGTGCGGTCGCCCACCTCGTCCAGGTCGGTGGTGCGCAGGCAGCGCTGCACGTTGACCAGCCGCCGGCCCAGCGGGTGGGGTCGGCCCTCCAGGTAGGGGGTCAGCGGGTGCATGCCGGAGGTGGTGAAGAGCACCGGGTCGCCCGGCGGCGGGATCAGGGAGCCGTCGGGCACGAGTTCGTGGCCGCGCTCGCGGAAGAAGTCGAGGAAGGTACGGCTGATCGGGTCGTACGTCATGGCGGTGGCCTTTCCGGGTTCGGACGACCGGAAAGGGTCCGACCACCGGGGACCGGCGGGCCGACGGAGACGAGAAGCCGGCGGACCGTTTCCGGTCGCCGGCGGGAGATGGTGAGGTCAGGCGGCGGCGACCGACGAGCGCGAAGCTCGCGCGGCCGCGGCGGCGAAGAAGCGCCTGATCTCCATGCCCCGACTGTACGCGGACCCGACGCCGCCGCCCAGCGCGTTTCGCGGCGGGCGGCGGTGCCGGAGGAGGATCAGACGCCGGAGGTGGCGAGGGCCGGGGCGGGGCGCTCGTCGGCGCGGCGGGGCGTCTGGCGGTTGGGCAGCGAGAGCCGGACGACCTTCCGCCACGCCGAGAAGACCTGCCGGGGCAGCGAGCCGGTGGTGTACTTCAGCCCGTACCGGTCGAACAGGGCCCGCACCTCGGGGGCGATCTCCTGGTAGCGGTTGCTGGGCAGGTCCGGGAAGAGGTGGTGCTCGATCTGGTACGACAGGTTGCCCGTCATGATGTGCATCAGCCGGCTGCCGCTGATGTTGGCCGAGCCGAGCATCTGCCGCAGGTACCACTCGCCGCGGGTCTCGCCCTCGATCGAGCGCCTGGAGAAGGTCTCCACGCCCTCCGGGAAGTGCCCGCACATGATCACCGAGTGGCTCCACAGGTTGCGCAGGAGGTTGGCGGTGAAGGTGGCGGCCAGCGTGTGCAGGAACGAGGGCCCGGACAGCAGCGGGTGCACGACGTAGTCCTTGAGCACCTGCCGGCGGATCTTGCGGCCCACGGCGCGCGCCCGGGCCCGGAACTCCGGCTTCTTGTGCCGGCCCTTGCGCAGGTTGCGCCCCAGCTCCAGGTCGTACGCGGCGATGCCGTACTCGAAGAAGCAGGCGTTGATGAAGTTCCACAGCGGCTGCCCCAGGTGGAACGGGTGCCACCGCTGGTCCTCGTCGACGCGCATGATGCCGTAGCCGAGGTCGTTGTCCTTGCCGAGGACGTTCGTGTACGTGTGGTGCAGCTCGTTGTGCGAGTGCTTCCACTGGTCGGCGGGCGAGACGTGGTCCCACTCCCAGGTGGTGGAGTGGATCTTCGGGTCGCGCATCCAGTCCCACTGGCCGTGCAGGACGTTGTGGCCGACCTCCATGTTCTCCAGGATCTTGGCCACGGTCAGGCCGGCGGTGCCCACGATCCAGGCGGGCGGGAAGAGGGAGAACAGCAGCACGACCCGGCTGCCGATCTCCAGCTTGCGCTGGGTGGAGATGACCCGGCGGATGTAGGCGGCGTCGCGCTCGCCCCGGCTGGCGACCACCCGGTCGCGGATCGCGTCGAGTTCCTTGCCGATGGTCTCGATGTCCTCGGCGGAGAGGTGGGCGATCGGGTTGACGGGCTTGTTCTGGATCACGGTCACGTCAGTACTCCGGTCAGTGGTCGATGTCGCAGGGGCCGGCCGCCGCCGACACGCAGGTCTGGATGCGGACGCCGTCGCCGGGCACCGCCGTGGTCAGTTCCCCGTTGCGCAGGTCCCGAACCGCGCCCTGGCGCAGCGGCAGGACGCAGCCGAAGCAGATGCCCATCCGGCAGCCCGAGGGCATCAGCACCCCGGCGTTCTCGCCGGCGTCGAGCAGCGGGGTCGCGCCGTCGGCGGCGACGGTCACGCCCGAGCGGACGAAGGTGACGGCGCCGCCCTCGCCGGCCGAGATGACGGTGGGGCGGAACCGCTCCGTGTGCAGCCGGTCGCCGTGCCCCGCGGCCGTCCAGTGCTCCTCGAGGGCGTCGAGCAGGCCGACCGGGCCGCAGGCCCAGGTCTCCCGGTCGAGGTGGTCGGGCACGAGGCGCTCGAGGTCGGCCACGGTGAGCAGCCCGTCGGTGTCGGTGTGCCGCTCCACCAGCCGGATCGCGCCCCGCGTCGCGAGGTCCCGCAGTTCGGCGCCGAAGATCACGTCGTCCGGCGTGGGCGCCGAGTGCACCACGACGACGTCGGCGCCGCCCAGCACGTCGGCGCGCAGCATCCCCATGACGGGGGTGACGCCGCTGCCCGCCGTCACGAAGAGCACCCGGGCCGGCGGCCGGTCCGGCAGCACGAAGTCGCCCTGGGCCTGGTCGAGCCGCACCAGCGTCCCGGGCCGGGTCCGGCGGACGAGGTGGTTGCTGACGACCCCGTCGGGGATGGCCTTGACGGTCACCGAGATCGGTCCGCCCCGGCGCTGCGGCGCGGAGGTCACCGAGTACGCCCGCCACTGGCGTACGCCGTCGACGTCGACGCCCAGGCGGACGTACTGCCCGGGGGTGTGCCCGCGCCAGTCGCGGCCGGGCCGGATCACCAGCGTCGCCGCGTCGGCGGTCTCGGGGCGTACGGCGAGGATCCGCCCGCGCAGGTCGGCGCCGGAGCGCAGCGGGGCGACCATGTCGAGGTAGTCGTCGGGCAGCAGCGGGGTGGTGACCGACGCGGCCAGCCGGAGGATCCGGCCCCGCAGGGCCGCCTTCCCGGAGGGGTTCGGGACGGTGGTGGTCATGATTCGATGGTCGCCCGCCGAATGGCATAAAATCTTGACCTGCGAAGGTGAACCGGACGAGGCTTTTTGTGCGGAGGGAACAATATGTCCGAACGCTCGGAGGCCACGCGACGCGCGGCCCGGCTCGAATTGGACGCCCGGGTGGCCGGCGAGCTGCACGAGCGGCTCCCCCTGCTCGCCGAGCGCACCATCACCGCCATCACCGCCGAGGTACCGAGCTACTCCGGCACCCTCACCGGCCAGATGCGCGAGAAGATCGAGACGGCGGTGCAGATCGCGCTCGGCACGTTCCTCCAGCTCATCGGGCGCTCCGAGGGCAGCGACCCGAGCACCCCGCTCGTCGGCGCGCTGGAGGCCGCGTACGCCCTCGGCAGCGGCGAGGCGCGTTCCGGCCGAAGCATGGACGCCCTGCTCGCCGCGTACCGCGTCGGCGCCCGGGTCTCCTGGCGGGAGATGTCCACCACCACCGTGCAGGGCGGGTCGTCGGCCGCGACCGTCGCCGAGTTCGCCGAGCTGATGTTCGCGTACATCGACGAGCTCTCCGCCGCGAGCGTGGCCGGGCACGCCGACGAGCTGGCCAGCGCCGGACGGGCCCGGCGGCGCAACCTGGAACGGCTCACCCAGCGGCTGCTGGCCGGGGAGCCCGAGGAGGCCCTGCTGCGCAGCGCCGAGCGGGCCGACTGGCCGCCGCCGCAGACCCTCACCGTCGTCCTGCTGCCCCGGGCCAACCTCCGCGCGGCGCTCGCGCGGCTGCACCCGCGCACCCTGGAGAGCGGCGACGACCTTGCGGCAGGCGGGGCGGGCGAGGACCTGGCGGTGCTGCTGGTGCCCGACACACACGGCGACCGGCGGCGGCAGCTCGCCCGGGTGCTGCACGGCCGCCGCGCGGTGCTCGGCCCCGCCCGGCCCTGGACCCTGGTCGCCTCGTCCTACCAGCGGGCGGTCCGGGCCCTGTCGCTCGGCCTGCGCCCGGCCGACGACGGGCCGGCGCTGGACACCGAGGAGCACCTCGCGGAGCTGGTGCTCAGCACCGACCCGGAAGGGCTCGCCGACCTGCGCGCCCGGGTCCTCGCGCCGCTCGCGTCGCTGCCGCCCGGCACCGCCGACCGGCTCGCCGAGACCCTGCGCTCCTGGCTGCTGCACCAGGGCCGGCGCGACGACGTGGCCGCCGAACTGTTCGTGCACGCGCAGACCGTGCGCTACCGGATGGGCAAGCTGCGCGAGCTGTACGGCGAGCGCCTGACCGACCCGGCGACGGTCCTCGACCTCACCCTGGCCCTGGCCTTCCCGCCCCGCGGCGAGGTCGACGACCCGGCGCCCTGACCTGTCCGTGCGTGTTCGCACGGCCACGCTCAGGTCAGATACCGGACACACGCGTGCCGCCCGGGCAGCGGAAATGCCACCCTGGTCCTCCCCCGCCCGTGATCACCCCGACCGGTTGCCGGCCCCCGCGCCGACGGCCGCCGGCGGGTCCGCCGGTGGGGTGGACGGGGCCGCCGCCGGTCCGCGACGCCTTCCGCCAGGAGGGCGCCGGACGGGGCCCTCGCGAGCGGGAGGACGGGCATGGCGTCGCACACGGGGGACCAGACCGGGGCCGACCGGTCCGCCGGGCCGGCGCGCCCGGCCGGCACGGGCCGGCTCCGCGACGTCCTCCGGACGACCCCGGCGCTGATCGTGCTCAGCGGCGCCGTGCTGCTCGCCGCGCTGGCCGCCACCGCCGTCGTCGCCGTGCAGTCCCGCCCGTCGGCCACCACGCTGGGCGAACGCTCCGCCGCGACCGCGGTGGGCACCAGCACGACCGCCCGGAAGATCTACCAGGGCCTCGCCGACGCGGACGTCGCCGCCAGCGCCGTCTTCCTGCTCCCACCGACCGAGGACCGACGGGCCTCGTTGGTGGCCGCCTACGACGCGTCCGTACACGAGGTCGAGCGCACGCTGACCGACTCGATGGGCAACGCCGTGGGCGACCCGGCCCGCCTGACCCGACTGGCGACGATCGCCGCCCGGCTGAAGGTCTACCGCGACGTGGTGTGCGCCGCCCTGCGGGTGGCCGGTCCGCTGTCCGCGACGGCCACGGGGAACCGGCGCCCCTGCCCGCCGGCGACGACGGAACAGGCCGGGACGGGCAGCCCGGCGGCCCGCGCGGTGCTCGCCTCCGCGTACGCGCGCCAGGCGTCGCACTACATGTCCACCGAACTGCTCACCGCCGCCCAGGGCCTGTGGAACTACGACACCAGGCTGCTGCTCGACGCCCGCGCCGACGCCCGCCCGTGGCTGGCCGCGTCGATCCTGGTCCCGCTGGCCGCGCTCGCCGCGCTGGTGGTGGTCCAGGTGTGGCTGCGCCGGCGGACCCGGCGCCGACTGAACGCGGGCCTACTGCTGGCCTCGGTGGGCACCGCCGCCGTCCTGGCCATGCTGGGCTCCTCGTGGTGGCACTGGCCGGACGCCGACCGAAGGTTCCCGGAGCTGGAACGGGCGATCGACGCGCAGAGCGCCACCCAGCAGCGGCTCGGCGCCCTGCTCGCCGGCCGGGCCGACGTCTACCTGGGACTCGGCGCGAGCGTCGACCCGGCCGGGCACAAGGCGGACTTCGACAACCGGGACCTCTGCCTCGCCCCCGCCGCCGGGCGGGAGTCACCGGACCGGATCGACTGCACCGACCTGGAGGAGGACGTCTGGCCGGCCCGGCAGATCAAGACCCCCAACGCGTTCCGCGCGGCGGTCGACACCGTGCTCGCCGAGGGATCGGCGGGCCGGGCGTTCGTCGCCGCCGAGGGGCACCTGCTGACCGAACTGACCACCCGCAACGAGGAGGTCTCCCGGATGGTCGCCGACCTGCCCGAGGCGCGCCGCCACCTGGGCGGCGCAGCCGCCTGGGTGACCCTGCTCGCCGCCGCCGGTGTGGTCGCCGGGCTGCGCCAGCGCCACCGGGAGTACCAGTGACCACACCCCGGCCGACCTCCACGCGGACCCGACGCCGGGCCGCGTTCCTCGCGCTCCTGGCGACGCTGCCCGGGTGCGCCGCCCCCGCGACGCCGGCTCCCGCACCCCCCGCCCGGCCGCCGGGGGTGGCGACCGCGCCGACGACCGACGCGACCGGCGGGGTCTGCCCCGTACGCCGCAGCTTCCCGCCCGACCCGACGCCCCCGCGCCGGATCCTCGACCGGGGCGAACTGGTCGCGGGCGTGGACCCGTCCGACGCCACCATGAGCCACTGGGACGCCAGCAGCCAGCGGTTCGAGGGCTTCAACATCGAGCTGATGCTGGCGGTGGCCCGTGCCCTCTGGCCGGCCGACGACCCGCGCAGCCGGCTCACCTTCAAGGCGGTGCCGCCCGGCCAGGGCGCCTTCACCATGCTGGACAAGGGTGAGATCGACGTTGTCGCCACGTCGCTCACGGCCTCCTGCGAGCGGGCCCGGCTGGTGCTGTTCTCCAACGACTACCTCGACTCCGGGCAGACGGTGCTGGTCCGCAAGCGCCCCGACGGCACGCCCGAGTTCGCGGGCATGGAACAGCTCGGCGGCCGGCGGGTCTGCGCCGCCGCGAACACCACCTCGCTGGCGATGATCGCCGGCTACCGCACCACGGGAGGCCTGCGGCCGGTCCCGGTGCACGCCCCGCACCCGGTCGACTGCCTGGTCATGCTGCGTCAGGGGCAGGTCGACGGCGTCAGCACCGACGACAACATCCTGCTGGGCTTCGCCCGGATGGCCCCGGACACGACCCTGGTGACCGAGGCGCCCCGGGAGGAGCGGCGCTCCTGCGAGCACCACCGGGACGAGGACTGCACCTGGTTCACCGACGAGCCGCACGCCTTCGCGTTCCGCCTGACCGACGGCCGGGACCTGGTCGCGTTCGTCAACCACGTGCTGGCGCAGCCGCGTACGGCGATGGTGTGGCAGCAGGCCCACGACCGGTGGCTCGCCGGCCACCGGGACCGGGGCATGCCCTCGCCCGGGCCGGCCACCACCGCCTGGCCGCCGCCCGACCCCGCCCCGGCCACCCCCGCGCCGGCCGACTGATGGGCGGTGGGGAAATGGCCGTGCGCCAACGCCTCGACGCCGCCCTGGCCGCGCACGCCTGGGTCTGCGAGCACCTGCTCGACGTGCAGCAGCTGGTCACGGACGCCTTCCGGCAGCCCGGCGGCCCGGCCGCCGCGCCCGCGCAGGAGGCCCGGGGCCTGCTGCACCGGCTCGGCTGCCTGTCGCTGGCCCTCGACCGGCTCGTGGACGACCTCGACGGCGTCGAGGAGCCGACGGGCGCGGGCGCGCAGGCGCTGGCCCGGCTGCTGGCCGACCCGTGCCAGGTCCGGTTCACCGCGGCCACCGGCGAGCCGGTGACCGTGGAGGCGATGAGCGTCCAGGAGATCCTGGCCGCGGCCCGCGAGCACGTGGCCCGGATCCGCCGGATCGTCGACGCGTACGGCCGGGACCGGCTGACGGTGCGGGCGCAGCGGCTGCGCTCCTCGGTCGAGCGGCTGCGGCGGCTCGCGGCGGAGGCCGCCGACGAGGGGCTGGGCGACGGGACGGACCCGGTGGCGGCGCTCGCGGTCGACGCGCTGCTCGACCGCCTCGGCGCCGCCGAGGCGGCGGGCCGCGGCCAGTGGTGGCGCGGCGACGTCCAGCCGGAACGCGACGACGGGTCGCTGGGGGCCGCCGTCGACCGGGCGGTCGAGCGGACCGACACCGCGCGGCGCCGGCTGCGCCGCGGCTGCCACGCGGAGCTGGCCGGGCGGCTGGAGGCGTACCGGCAGAAGGCCGCCGACGAGGGCCGGGCCGAGCACCCGCAGGTCGAGCGGGCCTACCGGGAGGCGCTGGCCGCGCTGCGACCCGACGCCTTCGCGCTGACCGACGCCAGCCGGGCGGTGCGGGCCTACCAGCGGGCCGTGAACGGGGGTACGCGATGACGGTGGACCGCGACTGCGCGCAACGCAACTGCCCCGGCGCCGTCGACGAGGACGGGTTCTGCCGGCTGTGGGGCCACGAGTGCCTCGGCGCGGGCGGGGCCGACGTGGGTGGCGCGGCGGTCCGGCCGCCCGAGGCCGATCCGCGACCGCCCCGGACGACGTCGCGGCCGTGGGAGCGACCGGCGGTGCTGCCGACCGCGCGGCCCCACGATCCCCTGACGGCGGTGGTCTCGCAGGCGGTGGTGCCCGAGCACTCCCGCTACTGCGGCAACACGAGGTGCCACCGGCACCGGGGTCCCCGGCTGCCCCGGGTCGCCGGGTTCTGCCCCGACTGCGGCACCCGCTACTCCTTCACCCCGCCGCTGGCCGACGGTGACCTGCGCGCCGGGCGCTACCGGATCGAGGGCTGCCTGGGCAACGGCGGCGTCGGCTGGGTGTTCCTCGCCCGGGACGAGGACATGGACGGCGCCTGGCGGGTGCTGAAGGGACAGCGCAACCCGGAGGATCGGGAGGCCGTCGCCGCGTTCGTCGCCGAGCGGCAGGCGCTGATCGCGCTGAACCACCCGAGGATCGTCACCATCACCCACGCGCTGCGGCCCGAGTCCGACCGCGACGGCGGCTACCTGGTGATGGAGTACGTCAACGGCGGCACCCTGGAGGAGGCGCGCAGCACGGCCGGACCGGGCGGCGGGTCCTGCGCCGTGGACGTGGCGCAGGCGCTGGGGTACGCCGTGCAGATCCTCGACGCCTTCGAGTACCTGCACGACCAGGGCTGGCTGTACTGCGACCTGAAGCCCGAGAACGTGATGCGCGTCGGCGGCCAGGGCACCAACGACCCGATCAAGCTGGTCGACTTCGGCGCGGCCCGCCGCATCGACAACACGGTCAGCCCGGCGTGGGGCACGGTGGGCTACACGGCGCCGGAGGTGGAGCGACTCGGGCCGGCCGGCCCCAGCGTGCGGTCGGACCTCTACACCGTCGGGCGTACCCTCGCCGCGCTGACCCTGGTGCCCCGCTCCACCGAGGTGACCCGGATCCCGCCGGGTGCGGACCTGCTGCGGCTGCCCGTGCCCGCGCGGCTCGACCCGTTCCTGCGGCTGCTCGCGCGCGCCACCGCCGCCGAGCCGGAGGACAGGTTCGCCTCGGCGGCCGAGATGCGCGAGCAGGTCCGGGGCGTACGCCGGCAGGTCGGCTCCGCCACCGACGGCGTGCCCAGACCGACCCGCTCCACTCTGTTCAGCCCGTCCACGTGCGCGTTCGCGCTGCACACCGACCGCGCTGCCCTCGACGTCGTGGAGATCATGCTCGGCCTGCCCGTGCCCCTGGTCGACGGCACCGACCCGGCCGCCGGGTTCCTCGCCTCGCTCGGCGCCGCCGACCCGGCCGAACTCATCGAGCTGCTGAAGACCGCGCCGCAGCGGACCGCACAGGTCACCTACCGCGCCGTACGGGCCCACCTCGCCGCCGGACGGGTGGCCGAGGCGGGCCCGCTGCTCGCCGGCTTCCCCGAGGACCTGCGGGACTGGGCGCTGTGGTGGCACCGCGGCCTGGTGGCCCTGGTGGGGCGGGACGCCGCCACCGCCCGACGCCGCTTCGAGCAGGTCTACGGCTGGCTGCCCGGCGAGGTGTCCACCCGGCTCGCGTACGCGGTGGCCTGCGAACTCGACGGCGACCCGCGGACCGCCGCCGACCACTACCGGGGGGTGTGGGACGCCGACCCGGGCGTGGTGGGCGCGGCGTTCGGGCTGGCCCGCTGCCTGCTGGCGACGGCCGACGCGCGCAGCGCGGCGGACGCCCTGCTGCGGGTGCCGGAGTCCTCCCGCGCCTCGACGGTGGCGGTCACCTGCGCGGTGCGGATCCTGCTCGACGCGCCGGACGACGGGCGTCGGCTGGACGCCGCGCTCGACGCCGCCGCGATCGTCGACAAGCTGCCCCCGTTCGGCGAACGCGAGGAGGTGGAGGCGCACATCCTGCGGATCGCGCTGGACTGCGACCTGACCGAGGGGCGCCACGACGACCGGCGGCTGTTCGGTCACCGGCTCGACGAGGACGCGCTGCGCCGCGCGTTCGAGCGCCGGTGCCGCTCCCGCGCCCGACGCACCGCCGACCGGCGGGAGCGGATCGCGCTCGTCGAGCTGGCCAACGCGTACCGGCCGGTGACGTGGTGGTGACCCCGGCCGCCGACCCCGACGGAAAGAGGTCCCCCGTGAACGACCTGCCGCTGCGGCTGCGCGTGCACCACACCGAGTGCGTCCCCGCCGACGGGGCGGTGCTCGACGTCGTCGCCACCGTCCGGGGCGAGGAACCGGCCCACCCGGACGTCCGGCACGACGACCTGGCCGAGGTGATCCTGCTCGACTCGTCGGGCTCGATGGGGGCGCCGCAGGCCAAGATGCGCGCCGCCCGACAGGCCACGGTGGCGGCCGTCGACGCCCTGCCCGACGGGGTGGCGTTCGCGGTGGTGTCGGGCACCGCGCACGCCACCATGGTCTACCCGGGCGACCGGCGGCTGGCGGTCGCCGACGAGAGCACCCGCGCCGCCGCCCGCCGGGCGCTGCGGCACGTCACCCCGCACGGCGGCACGGCCATCGGCACGTGGCTGCTGCTGGCCCGCCAGCTGCTGGCGACGCGACCGGACGCGATCGGGCACGTCATCCTGCTCACCGACGGGCGCAACGAGTCCCAGCGCCCCGCCGACCTGCGGGCGGCGGTGGACGACTGCGTGGGCCGGTTCACCGTCGACTGCCGCGCCATCGGCTCCGCCGACGGCGTACACGACTGGGACGCGGCGGAGCTGCTGGGCATCGCGGAGGCGCTCGGCGCCAACCCCGTCGTGCCGGTGGAGGACCTCACCGGGCTCGCCGACGACTTCCGGGCGGTGCTGGGCCGGGCGATGTCCCGGCGGGTCCCCGACGTACGGCTGCGCGTACGCACCACCGGGCTGGCCCGGGTCCGCTTCGTCAAGCAGGTGCACCCGGCGCTCGCCGACCTGAGCGGGCGCGGCGAGCCGGCCGGCGAGCTGTCCACCGACTACCCCGTCGGCGCGTGGAGCCCGCACGACCAGCGCGACTACCACGTCGCGCTGGAGGTCGACGCGATGGCGCCGGGGGCGCGTCGGCGCGTCGGCTGGTTGAGCGTGCACGCCGGTGCCGACGCCGCGCCCGTCGAGGTGCCGCTCACCGTGGAGTGGACCGAGGACGCCCTGCGGTACTCGGAGATCAACGAGAGCGTGGCGTACTACACCCGCCAGCAGGACTACGCGGCGG encodes:
- a CDS encoding serine/threonine-protein kinase; protein product: MTVDRDCAQRNCPGAVDEDGFCRLWGHECLGAGGADVGGAAVRPPEADPRPPRTTSRPWERPAVLPTARPHDPLTAVVSQAVVPEHSRYCGNTRCHRHRGPRLPRVAGFCPDCGTRYSFTPPLADGDLRAGRYRIEGCLGNGGVGWVFLARDEDMDGAWRVLKGQRNPEDREAVAAFVAERQALIALNHPRIVTITHALRPESDRDGGYLVMEYVNGGTLEEARSTAGPGGGSCAVDVAQALGYAVQILDAFEYLHDQGWLYCDLKPENVMRVGGQGTNDPIKLVDFGAARRIDNTVSPAWGTVGYTAPEVERLGPAGPSVRSDLYTVGRTLAALTLVPRSTEVTRIPPGADLLRLPVPARLDPFLRLLARATAAEPEDRFASAAEMREQVRGVRRQVGSATDGVPRPTRSTLFSPSTCAFALHTDRAALDVVEIMLGLPVPLVDGTDPAAGFLASLGAADPAELIELLKTAPQRTAQVTYRAVRAHLAAGRVAEAGPLLAGFPEDLRDWALWWHRGLVALVGRDAATARRRFEQVYGWLPGEVSTRLAYAVACELDGDPRTAADHYRGVWDADPGVVGAAFGLARCLLATADARSAADALLRVPESSRASTVAVTCAVRILLDAPDDGRRLDAALDAAAIVDKLPPFGEREEVEAHILRIALDCDLTEGRHDDRRLFGHRLDEDALRRAFERRCRSRARRTADRRERIALVELANAYRPVTWW
- a CDS encoding VWA domain-containing protein, which translates into the protein MNDLPLRLRVHHTECVPADGAVLDVVATVRGEEPAHPDVRHDDLAEVILLDSSGSMGAPQAKMRAARQATVAAVDALPDGVAFAVVSGTAHATMVYPGDRRLAVADESTRAAARRALRHVTPHGGTAIGTWLLLARQLLATRPDAIGHVILLTDGRNESQRPADLRAAVDDCVGRFTVDCRAIGSADGVHDWDAAELLGIAEALGANPVVPVEDLTGLADDFRAVLGRAMSRRVPDVRLRVRTTGLARVRFVKQVHPALADLSGRGEPAGELSTDYPVGAWSPHDQRDYHVALEVDAMAPGARRRVGWLSVHAGADAAPVEVPLTVEWTEDALRYSEINESVAYYTRQQDYAAAVQRGLSAARAGRVPEAEEHLGRAVALAHATGRDDDVALLARVVDVLDAAGGRVRLKPDIDVRLTQSSLVVAHRTSRWGPQEPPAQRAAPTGPPAPWRHCDEEQTGAYCEGCGAHHLSADRPGAGRS